The window TGAAGCTTTGAAACAAGGCATGCAGAACACTTACAATCCAAGACACCAGAACCAGAAATCCACAGAGCTGGTAGTTCATGATAACTGTGTAGTGCATGGGGtgacagatggccacatagcggtcataggccatgatCGTCAGCAAGAAGTTGTCCAATTCtacaaaaagtaagaaaaagcaTATCTGGGTAATGCACCCTGCATAGGTCATGACCTTGTTTTGAGTCTGGATGTTCACTAACATCTTTGGAACAGTAGTTGAAATGAAACAGATGTCCACAAAGGACAGGTTAGACAGGAAGAAATACATAGGGGTATGCAGTCGGGGGCCTGAAATGATAGCCAGAATAATGAACATGTTTCCACCAACAGTAACCAGGTACATAGAGAGGAAAAGACCATAAATAAGGGGTTGcaagtctttgttttctgaaagtcCAAGGAGAAGGAATTCTGAAACTCTTGTCCTGTTACTGGAGTCCATGTGTTGAATCTTTctacaaataaagagaaaacacaacagCTATTCTCCAcacaaatagatatttttcacatagataaaaatggtattttttaGCAAATAACATAATTTTGCACTTTGTCATGGATCTAATACTTTTAGGACATTCTGTGCTATAACTTAGGAGGAATTCCTATCCCTCTATGAGCCCTTTTCCCTGAGAGATCATGTATATTACAGATTTaataagaatttttcttttcaatacttTGTAATATATGGGAAGGGACCACATTACAGGCACCAAGCAATAATTAAAGGTGAATGCTTATATACCTATAACCCaggcactctggaggctgaaacaAAAGGATTACTATGAGTTCATTATCAACACAGGCTACAACTGTGTGAGACTTCCTGATAAAAATTAGGATTCAAGGCCTGATACGCAGAAAGAAAATCATGGTAAACACTATAAAACAAATGTACAAAAAATGCCTAGAGGGGTTATAGGTCCTTGTACGGAGCATACTACTGTTAGTTTTCTTGGTGACTGTTTTGTGAAATTGCTTtctacacatatacatttgtagCCCTAAATTTGTGCTGCTCTTAACCTGGGTCAGAGTAGTTTCTTTTTGGTGTAGGTAGTAGTGAATAAAGAGCTTTATAAACTGGTGGacatgctgagaataagtgactgtggGGTGGAAGATCACTATCTGTATCAACCTCCATGCATCCAAGGCTCAGATAACATCAACAGTAATAGAACAAAGAGAACATAAGAGAAAACATAAGAACCAGAGGATGAGGAGAGTTAGGAAAGG is drawn from Mastomys coucha isolate ucsf_1 unplaced genomic scaffold, UCSF_Mcou_1 pScaffold4, whole genome shotgun sequence and contains these coding sequences:
- the LOC116075916 gene encoding olfactory receptor 1078, with the protein product MDSSNRTRVSEFLLLGLSENKDLQPLIYGLFLSMYLVTVGGNMFIILAIISGPRLHTPMYFFLSNLSFVDICFISTTVPKMLVNIQTQNKVMTYAGCITQICFFLLFVELDNFLLTIMAYDRYVAICHPMHYTVIMNYQLCGFLVLVSWIVSVLHALFQSFMMLELPFCTQLEIPHFFCEPNQVIQLTCSDAFLYDLVIYFTLVLLATVPLAGIFYSYFKIVSSIRAISSIQGKYKAFSTCASHLLVVSLFYCTGLGVYLSSAANHSSQAGATASVLYTVVTPMMNPFIYSLRNKDVKSALKRLFVRKL